DNA from Ardenticatenales bacterium:
CAAGTGGCTGTCCGCCGGTTCGCCATGATGCCGCGAGCCACGGCCAGCATTTGCTGTTCGCCGCCGTTCAGCGTTCCCGCTTTTCGCGGACGGCGCTCTTTCAGTTGCCCAAACATATCATACACCCGCTCCAGGTTGCGTTTCAAGTGCGGGCGGGCGCGTTTGGGGGAAGCGCCCATTTCCAGTTTTTCCTCCACGGTCATATCGGTGAACGGTCGTCGCCTTTCGGAGACAAGGACGAGGCCCATCACTGCCTTCCTCTAGCCGGGAAGACGGCCAATGTCCCACCCATCAAACCAGACGGAGCCGCTCCCCGGTTTCCGCAGGCCCATGACGCGCGGTTTTGCCGGCATCGTTTGCCCCCACC
Protein-coding regions in this window:
- a CDS encoding branched-chain amino acid ABC transporter ATP-binding protein, with the translated sequence MGLVLVSERRRPFTDMTVEEKLEMGASPKRARPHLKRNLERVYDMFGQLKERRPRKAGTLNGGEQQMLAVARGIMANRRTAT